The Sciurus carolinensis chromosome X, mSciCar1.2, whole genome shotgun sequence DNA segment TGCGCCTGCCTGCTGACAGTAAGGCAGCATGCATCCAGAGGACTCGGTGCCAGCATCCTGCTAACCCAATTTCTCTacccctttctttctccctgttgTTATAGAAACTGAGGCTAAAAAAGCATGTGAATGGCTACGAGCGACAGGATTCCCTCAGTATGCTCAGCTTTTTGAAGGTAAGGTCACCCAATTGTTTCCCCTCCCCCATACCTAAACATTCTTTAACCCTCAgcttttcatctgtgaaatgggcaaaTCAGACTCTCCAACAACACAAGAAGCGTGTATCCTGGGCCCTCTCAAATTTGTTCAGGGAATCGACTCCTAAGCTAAGAACTCCGCTCTCCTGTTTACTCTCATCAATCTCCACAAGCTCTGGTGTTGGCCATATTTGAAGGGACCTTGTTTTGCCAAGGCCATTGCCCTCTACCATTCCTGAAAATGCCATTCACATTAATACAATGGAGTATGCAACCTGGTGGCTCAGCCTAGACCTTACTTTGCCCACAGTGATGActtcactttgttttctttcatttttctgcttttcttagaGTTCTTCATACCCCGTCTCCTGATTGGCTCTCTGGCTGCTGCTCTCAGTCTCCTTAGCTGACTGCTTCCTCTAACTGACATCTAAATGTTAGGGTGTCCAAAGGCTCAGCCTGAACCCTCTACTCTCTCCCCGTTTCTTTTCTATGAGATCTTTGTCCAAGTGCATCTGTCCTCCCAACGTCTGTGTCCCGACCTCATTCCCAAGCTCCAGATTCATCTATTCAGCTACCAAATCAGTATCTCTACTCAGATGTCTAATAGGTGTCTAGGAGATTTTGAAGGCCTAAAACCAAATCCCTGATGGCTATAActcactttcattttttctttttttagtactgggaattgaacccaggagcactcaactactgagtcaaatccccagcccttttttctattttatttagagacagggtctcgctgaattgcacagggccttgctaagttgccgaggcgggctttgaactcccaatcctcctgcctcagtctcccgagctgctgggtaTAACTCACTTCTTTTGCCTGAAACTCTCTTAGTAGTTTCTTTGCAGAGCCTGCTTGTTCTCATTCTTCAGGACTCAGTGCAGAAATCAGTGCCTCAGAAAGGCCTTCACTGATCACCTCTCCCCAAGTAGCCCCCACCAGCCTCTCTTACCCTATCACTCTGGTTAATGTCTTTTGTGGCATTTGTAACTGTGTTTTCTTGGTTTTGCATATAGTTATTCTCTGTTTCTTATGACAGGACtggttcctggaggcagggaccaATTTTGTCCTGTTGACTGTTGTGTGCTCAATACCTTGTACAATACCTGGCATAAAGCAGTATCAGTATTAGtgaaatgagtaaatgaatgaatgggctTATTTTACCAGTAAGGTAGAGGGCTGTGGGACATCTCAgactctcttccccttctccagACTCATTCCTCATCCCTCTCCATTTTCTAAGTCCCAGTGAGTGGACTCCCAGTGCTCTGTACAATAGAGGGAAGTGAGGTGTTGTTTAGGCACATACTGGCCCTTCTGTTCTCTACCTCACTCCCTCTCTACCCCTAACCCTGGTTTACCTTGGGCCAGGGAAGAGGTTCTCATTCTGAGCAGCCCAGGTTTCAAATGAGACTGGAAGAATCCAAGTTGGCTCTTGACAGCTACTCAGGGTCTCAGGCCTATGATCCCCCATGAATCTGCCTGACTGACCAATGGAGTCCTTCAGTCCAGCTCAACCCTCCTAGCTTTTCCCCCCAACTGTGAACTCAGAGCTCCATGTGTCCTCCTCTTTACTCttgactttttctcttcttccttgccTTGCCTTCCAGCTCCCtccattccctcccctcccccttgtACACTTCCAGCTCAAGGGCTGCCCAGGCTTGGTTTTTGATTTACTACTGGACTTATCTttgcttctctctgccatacAGAAGGTTCGTTTCCCCTGGATATTGGCTGTGTGAAGAAGGACCACAGTTTTCTGGACGAGGACTCTCTGGGGGCCCTGTGCAGGTAGGGGGTCGAAGGGTCAGGGCTAGGAAGCCAAGGCCCAGCTTGGGGTTTCCACATGAAAAAAACCAATCCCTTGCACCCTCTAACAGAGGAGCCCAGGTTATTAACAAGGCTCAACTTCAGCAGTCACACTGCTCTTCTGTTTTTTGTGTCTGTgacactctcacacactcactctAGCTAGAAAACCCAGATCTCACCTTGACTCCTTCCTCAGATTCAGTCTCTCTACTTATAGCAGCTCAACCCTTGTCTGAAGCCAAACCATGATTTCTCCTTGGATCTATGAAAGTAACCTTCTGCCAGTCTCTGTATTCTATTTCCACCCCCTCTGGATCCAGTCTCACAACAGCCACCCAAATCAGCTTTTTAAAGTGCCAAGTGGGTGCTCTTCAGTTTACAAATTTGTTACTGCCTACATACAAAagtgcaaagtttttttttttagcatgacACTCCAGGTCCTTTGCCATTTGGCCTTTGACCTATCTTCACAGCCTTGATCCTACCTTCTCCTACTCATCTCCTACTGGGCTGCGTTCCTCTTCACCTTATCACAGACTCCTGGGTAGAAGCCTGGGATAGGAGTCTCTGTTTCTCTCACCTTTAAAATCTCATTTCCATTCTCCAGGAAGCCTTTTCTGACTGCACACCACCCCTTCATGGAAGTTCCTTGCCCCATCCTCTCTGCCTGCCATGccttctgtctcctttgttcttgAACCTGTCCCATTTGTATGGTGCTATTTTTCTATATCTCTAAGCTCCTGGAGGACAAAGGCCATACTCTCCTGAGCATTGTGCCTGATAGTAAGACCTTTGTGGACACTGAGGCTGGGGTGAAGTTTTGATGACTCGGCCATGTAAAGTGGTGGACAATATCTTGACAGTCTTGGTAGGTCATGCCAGATTTTGGGGGTGTGAACGCTTTCATTTTGTTGCAGGAGGCTGATGACCTTGAACAACTGTGCCTCGATGAAACTGGAGGTTCATTTTCAATGCAAGCAGGTGAATCCTGGCAAGGGATGGGACCTGTGGTCTTGTGGCACCATGGGGGAAACCATGACCTATATAAACTACTTGCGAAACTAGCTTCAATATCCCCAAAGTCTGGGGCATCCAGAACAATGCCTTGCCCCAACCCAGGGTGGGGATGGAGGAAGCCCCCTGTATGACAGACCTTAGGAGGCTACTTTGTTTTAGTGAGCTTCATCTACAGGTGAGAGTATGTGAGCAAGTACCCTGGCCCATGGACTCATACTGCCCCAGCTCAGCCATATCTCCCTTCTGGGTTTGCCAACACCTTGTCCTAGTGGTGGTCTCTCCTCAGGGAAATCCATCTGCCTTCAGTGCTAAAATTCCTTGAATAGGAGACAGACACAGAATGATGTAGTAGAAAGATCATGGCCTTTATTTTCTTAGAAGTCAGGATCTTCAGCCTCACGCTCACAAGGTCTCCTGCTATCCTGAGCCTAATTTTCAATGAATTGGTTGTCTAGATTAATATCCTTCCATGGCCTTTGCATCACTGCTGTTCTGGTATTTCAGAAACTAAGAAGAATTTTTCTATACATTGGACTGGATATAGCCCTAGAATATGGGCCTTGTAACCTAGTCATTTTCTAGGGATAAACTTAGTGGGTTTCTTTTAGAACTTTTCCACAAGAAACCTGCAGTAACCAGGTTGCCAGATCCTGGCCTGTGAAGCAATAGGCCCATGGAGTCTAGTTACAGCTCTGACAGActgctgagtgaccttgggcaagcctCTTCTCcagtctgggcctcagtttcctctccttgCCAAGGACGAGATGAATTAGAAAATCTAAAATCCCTCCCTGGTTCCAACCTCCTATGATTCTAATCTAAAAATACAGCCTGAACACTTAGGAGGTTGTCACTGGCTTACTGCATGTCACTGTATGACCTCGGTTATGTGGCTTCTCATTTGGAGGTGTCACTTTCCCTATCTGTATAATAAGGAGGGTAGGTGATTTAGATGGATGTTATAACATATCTGGGCTCCATCTTTGACCCTGGCTTCCCCCAGCACTCCCAGAACCAGCTGCCCACTCCTAGGCCATGTCCTCAACCAGAAAGCAAGGCCCCCATGAGTTTGGAGGCAGAGAGTAGAGCTCAGGCTGGGACTTGTGGGCTGGCTAGGCCTTGCTGACCCTTCCCTGTGGTACCCTCCCCAGAATGAAGACTCAGAAGAAGAAGAGCAATGCACCATCAGCACCCACTGGGCCTTTCAGCCAGAAAGCAAGCGCTGGTCACGAGTGGGTTCCTCTGACCTACTGGCCCCACCAAGCCCTAGCCTGCCAGTGACCTCAAGCTGTGAGAGTGTCCTCACTGAGCTTAGTGCCACCTCCCTGCCAGCCTTCACTGTGAGCCTGCCGCCTGAACCAGTGCACCTGCCCTTGCTAGGCCGTGTCCCCAGCCCTAATGACCCACCCCTCCTCAGCCCCACCCAGGGCCAGAAGATTCCCCAGGAAAAAAGCAAGAAGCACCGTTCCCGAAGCTTTCTCAAGCACCTTGAGTCTCTGAGGCGGAAGGAAAAGGGTGACAGCCAGCAAACAGGGCCTGAGCGTAGCCGAGCCACCTCAGAGAGGGCCCCCAAAGCGTCATCTTTCCGCAGTTGCCGTGGCTTCCTCTCAGCTGGATTTTACAGGGCCAAGAACTGGGCATCCACCTCAGCCAGTGGCAGTGATGGTGGGACTCGGAGGGCCTGGGAGGCGTGGCCTGTGGCTACGTTCCGGCATCCTGAGCAGGTACACCGGGGTGACTACCTGGTGCATGTGCCCGGGGACCATAAACCAGGCACATTCCCTCGCTCTCTGTCCATTGAGAGCCTGTGTCCAGAGGATGGACACCGTCTGGCAGACTGGCAGCCAGCTAGGCGCTGGGGCTATGAAGGCCGCCGGGGTTCCTGTGGCTCAACAGGCAGCCATGCCAGCACCTATGACAACATGCCTGAGCTGTACCCAGCTGAGCCTATActggctggggctgaggctgaagatgaggaggagggtgggggcagCTACGCCCACCTAGATGATATCCTCCAGCATGTGTGGGGGCTACAGCAACGGGTACAGCTCTGGTCCCAGGCCATGTACCCAGACCTGGAGCCTAGAgataaggaagaggaagaggaggaggaagaagaagaggagaccaCTTCATCAGTAGAAGTAGCCACAGCTGAAGTCAAAGAACAGGCTGAGGCTGTGGCCCAGGCAGAGACTCCAGCCCTTGGAGAGTCCCTATCCTGGATCCAGGCCAAAGTCCAGCCAGTAGTGCCAGCTCAGGCCCCAGATGAGGTGGAACCATTGGCACAGGTAGAGGCTGAGGCCCCAGCCTGGGCCCAGGACAATGAGCAAGAGGTGAACTCAGGTGGGGAACCCACCTCTGCTTCCAGCCTGTCTGTAGAAGGACACTCCATTTCTGACACTGGGGCCTCTTCCAGTGAACTTGACAGTAGTGGGAACTCCACAAATGAGACCAAGGCTGCAGGGTCCCTGGTGGGACTCCAGGCATCAGTGCCCCGTGAACGGCGTGATTCAGGCGTTGGGGCCTCACTTACCAGACCCTGCAGGTGGGAGTTTGGGGCAGGGTTGTGGGTGGGGGTTcctgttccttctctctcttcctctacccAGTCTCTAATTTCTTAATCATGAGAcccaggagcaggttcttggggCTGAGCGATTACCTCCAGGGAAATAGTcccaagaggaaaagagaaatagtaCAGGACTTGGGAGTTTGGACTGTTAGGTTCAGGTCCTGCCCCTGCTATGACCTTGAGGAAATAAATGGTAGCTTCTCTTGGGgcccagtttctttatctatgcAGTGAGGGTGTTAGAGATGTTCTCTGACCCTCAGCTCAGCCTCTGAGGTTTCGTGGAGCAGCTCCTTCACAGTAGTGGAACAGGTAGAGGCTGGCACTGCTTTTTGGCACTACGTGGGCCTGAGCACAGTGCTACCCTCCCTGAGAGCTCCTTGGCCCCTGGCAGACCTGGAAGCCAAAATGAGCTTTGTTCACTTTGGGGTCCAGCAGCAGTGCTGAACGTGGTCCTatctccatattttcttttctctggggagaaaaagaaggaccAGAAGAACACAGCCTTTTCTAAGGACTAGCCAAACCTGCTTCTCCagccttctctgcctctctcacCCCCACCAGGAAGCTCCGCTGGCACAGCTTCCAGAATTCCCACCGGCCCAGCCTCAACTCGGAGTCGCTGGAGATCAATCGGCAGTTTGCAGGCCAGATCAACCTCTTGCACAAGGGCTCACTGCTGAGGCTCACCGCCTTCATGGAGAAGTACACTGTGCCCCACAAGCAAGGCTGGGTCTGGTGAGTGGCTCTCAGGCCATGGGGAGGGGAGCTGCTGGCTCATGTCTAGCACCCTGGGGAGGTAACCCAGAGGTGGGTACAGGCAGGCAAAGCCCACAGGCCTGGGGAGTGGTGTGCTGTACTAGGAGGCTGGAGGGGCCATGTGAGGATGGATGTGGGATTGGAGGCTGTTCCTTCTCCATTCCAACTTCCATGCTGCCGTCAGTGAGATCTTCGTAAAATACAGCTTTGGTTATCATGTTCCAGATAATTAAACACCCCCTGTGGCTCTGTGTTGTCCAATTCCTTTCCATGGTCTGGTTCTGCTCCATCCATTTGGTTCTGTACCCTGCCCCTGTCAAACAAAGTCATCCTACAGGCCAGTGGGACTAAttgcccttctctctctctctctctttttttgtgtaccagagatggaacccaggggggcttactctgagctgcatccccagcccttttttatattttatttagagacgggatcttgctgggttgcttagtgcctcacttttgctgaggctggctttgaacttgcaatcctcctgcctcagcctcccaagctgctgggattataggccagtgccaccatacccaactaGTTACCCTTCTCTAAATGTGTCATGCTTCCCGCTCCActctttgcctttgtttttgctgttttctccacctggaatatattttcctaatttctctgggACAGTGCCTTTCTGTCTGAACCTGCTGTGTTACCAACTCCTTTCTGAAGCTGTCCCTGACCTGCTACGTAGTTTCCCTCCCTTGTGGGTCTTTCCCTAAGTTCTTACCCTACTACTTGGCCCACTACTGGCCACATGAATTGGCATGGCCTATTGACACAGTTATCACCTTCACCAAACTTGAGAGCTCCCAGTGTCCTTATGTGATTCCCTCAGGCTGGGCCCAAAGCAGGTGCTCAGTGAGAATTGCCCTTGGGGTTATGGTCCTTACCCTCCTCCTCGGGTACCACTGAGCCCCTGAGACTAGAAACTCTCTAAACTGTGCCCCTCCTCCCTGATTCCTTGTCACTTCTCTAAACAGGTCAATGCCCAAGTTCATGAAAAGGAATAAGACTCCGGACTACAGGGGACAGCATGTATTTGGGGTGCCACCCCTTATCCACGTGCAGCGCACAGGCCAGCCCCTGCCACAAAGCATTCAGCAAGCTATGCGCTACTTGCGCAGCCAGTGCCTGGACCAGGTAAGCCCTCCAGGGGAACTGAAGAGAGTTGGTGCTGGCAATGGAGGTGCTGGAGCCCCAAGGCTCAGGAGAGGCAGGGGAAACTGCTCTGACCCTCCCCCTGAGCTGGAATGGCCTACCAGAGACCTTTCCTGTCCTCAGCAAGAATGGAGCCATAGCTCCTTTCCCCTCCTTAGTTTGAAACCCTCTGCCCAGCTCTGTGGCAGCTTCTTTCTGCCCCAGTCTCTCTAGTCCCCATATGCTAGGAACTGCCTTAGCCTAAGTTCCTGTTCATCTCCCTGAAAGTCATCTTTCTGTTTGGCCCCCAGGCTGTAAAAAGCCTTCTCTCGGGTCTTGCCATTTATCTCCTACCCTGCCCAGCAGGAAGCCCACTAGGCTTCAAAGTCTCTAGGGTAACCTGTGCTCCTGTCACCCAGATCAGGACTGGCTCACAGTTTCCCTCCTTCCCTATGCATCACCCTACGTCCCTCTTTCTTCTGCATGGGCTAGGTGGGCATCTTCCGCAAGTCTGGGGTCAAGTCCAGGATCCAGAACCTGCGCCAAATGAACGAGACCTCCCCTGACAATGTCTGCTACGAGGGCCAGTCTGCCTATGATGTGGCTGACCTGCTGAAGCAATATTTCCGGGACCTGCCTGAGCCCATCTTCACGAGCAAGCTCACCACCACTTTCCTGCAGATCTATCAGCGTGAGTCACCTTCACCCAAATAATTGCCGCATTGTAACTGTCCCTGAATCTTAGGACTTGTGGCAGAGAAATCGGGTGGCCAGATCACGAGCTCATTTACTCTCTAGAGTTGGAAAAGCACTTGGAGATGTTCTGTTCCCAAATTATGTTCCCCCAAACCCATTATATGGAAGGGTAGACTGAGACCCTGAAGGAATGAACAGACTTACCTGAGGTCACACTGCACATTGGGAGCAGAACTAGATCTAGGCCCCAGAGATCTCCCAAAGCctgtctcttccttccctctccctggctCCCCTGGGAACTCTTGTGCTTTGTGTATTCTTAGAAGTGGGAGGCTTGCTGCCAGTGCCTCTGGGGAGGTAAGGAGGcccttctgttcttccttccccACAGTCCTCCCCAAGGATCAGTGGTTGGCAGCAGCACAAGCCGCCACCTTGCTGCTCCCTGATGAGAACCGAGAAGTGCTACAGACATTACTTTACTTCCTAAGTGACATTGCCTCTGCTGAGGAAAACCAGATGACAGCCGGCAACCTGGCAGTGTGCCTGGCACCCTCCATCTTCCATCTCAACGTCTCCAAAAAGGATAGCCCCTCCCCCAGGTgaaacagggcagggcagggcagggccaggctgggaGGGTTTGGTCTCATTGGACACTTGACCTTTGATAGCTCCCATTGCTGTTTTCTGGCCTTACCATAAGGGGTCAGTGTGACTTCTCAGGGCCCAGGGCTGGTTAGCCACTGTGGGACAGGACCTTTCCAAAAGAACAGGGTTTTTTCTGGGAGACGGAAAGCAGCTTGTCAGCCTTCTTGTCTTGTTCCTTGGTGCCATCCTCTCCTCTCACCCCCTCCCTCCAGGATCAAGAGCAAACGCAGCTTGGTTGGTCGGCCTGGTCCCAGGGACCTGAGTGAAAATATGGCTGCCACCCAGGGCCTATCACACATGATCAGTGACTGCAAGAAACTTTTCCAAGTGAGTAAGCCCAGACCATGGTGTCTACTTACCAGAGCCTCGGCAAGCAGTCAGGCCTGGCCTTTGCACCCCAAATCAGGGATAGCACACAACGCGTCACATACGCCCCCTCCTTCTTTTTCCGATACCTCTCCCACAAGGGTTCTCATTTACCACACTGCAGAAGACATGCCCTTAACACAAACCTGACAGACCCTGTGGGGTCTCCTGCTCCCCATGGCCCCCAGCCCTATGTATGTGTGTCCTCTCAGGTGCCCCAGGACATGGTGGTGCAACTGTGTGGCTCGTACAGCGCAGCCGAGCTCAGCCCTCCTGGCCCAGCCCTGGCTGAGCTACGGCAGGCTCAGGCAGCAGGGGTGAGCCTGAGCCTCTACATGGAGGAAAGCGTCCAGGAGCTGCTGCGGGATGCTGCTGAGCGCTTCAAGGGCTGGATGAGTGTGCCAGGACCCCAGCACACAGATCTGGCTTGCAGG contains these protein-coding regions:
- the Stard8 gene encoding stAR-related lipid transfer protein 8 isoform X2 codes for the protein MPLLDVFWSCFRKVKCFPLMQARKNAETEAKKACEWLRATGFPQYAQLFEEGSFPLDIGCVKKDHSFLDEDSLGALCRRLMTLNNCASMKLEVHFQCKQNEDSEEEEQCTISTHWAFQPESKRWSRVGSSDLLAPPSPSLPVTSSCESVLTELSATSLPAFTVSLPPEPVHLPLLGRVPSPNDPPLLSPTQGQKIPQEKSKKHRSRSFLKHLESLRRKEKGDSQQTGPERSRATSERAPKASSFRSCRGFLSAGFYRAKNWASTSASGSDGGTRRAWEAWPVATFRHPEQVHRGDYLVHVPGDHKPGTFPRSLSIESLCPEDGHRLADWQPARRWGYEGRRGSCGSTGSHASTYDNMPELYPAEPILAGAEAEDEEEGGGSYAHLDDILQHVWGLQQRVQLWSQAMYPDLEPRDKEEEEEEEEEEETTSSVEVATAEVKEQAEAVAQAETPALGESLSWIQAKVQPVVPAQAPDEVEPLAQVEAEAPAWAQDNEQEVNSGGEPTSASSLSVEGHSISDTGASSSELDSSGNSTNETKAAGSLVGLQASVPRERRDSGVGASLTRPCRKLRWHSFQNSHRPSLNSESLEINRQFAGQINLLHKGSLLRLTAFMEKYTVPHKQGWVWSMPKFMKRNKTPDYRGQHVFGVPPLIHVQRTGQPLPQSIQQAMRYLRSQCLDQVGIFRKSGVKSRIQNLRQMNETSPDNVCYEGQSAYDVADLLKQYFRDLPEPIFTSKLTTTFLQIYQLLPKDQWLAAAQAATLLLPDENREVLQTLLYFLSDIASAEENQMTAGNLAVCLAPSIFHLNVSKKDSPSPRIKSKRSLVGRPGPRDLSENMAATQGLSHMISDCKKLFQVPQDMVVQLCGSYSAAELSPPGPALAELRQAQAAGVSLSLYMEESVQELLRDAAERFKGWMSVPGPQHTDLACRKAPDGHPLRMWKASTEVAAPPAVVLHRVLRERALWDEDLLRAQVLEALMPGVELYHYVTDSMAPHPCRDFVVLRMWRSDLPRGGCLLVSQSLDPEQPVPESGVRALMLTSQYLMEPCGLGRSRLTHICRADLRGRSPDWYNKVFGHLCAMEVAKIRDSFPTLQAAGPETKL
- the Stard8 gene encoding stAR-related lipid transfer protein 8 isoform X1, producing MAGAQGWEPALRLPKPRTWTLWGVKGTRCDPPRWNPETEAKKACEWLRATGFPQYAQLFEEGSFPLDIGCVKKDHSFLDEDSLGALCRRLMTLNNCASMKLEVHFQCKQNEDSEEEEQCTISTHWAFQPESKRWSRVGSSDLLAPPSPSLPVTSSCESVLTELSATSLPAFTVSLPPEPVHLPLLGRVPSPNDPPLLSPTQGQKIPQEKSKKHRSRSFLKHLESLRRKEKGDSQQTGPERSRATSERAPKASSFRSCRGFLSAGFYRAKNWASTSASGSDGGTRRAWEAWPVATFRHPEQVHRGDYLVHVPGDHKPGTFPRSLSIESLCPEDGHRLADWQPARRWGYEGRRGSCGSTGSHASTYDNMPELYPAEPILAGAEAEDEEEGGGSYAHLDDILQHVWGLQQRVQLWSQAMYPDLEPRDKEEEEEEEEEEETTSSVEVATAEVKEQAEAVAQAETPALGESLSWIQAKVQPVVPAQAPDEVEPLAQVEAEAPAWAQDNEQEVNSGGEPTSASSLSVEGHSISDTGASSSELDSSGNSTNETKAAGSLVGLQASVPRERRDSGVGASLTRPCRKLRWHSFQNSHRPSLNSESLEINRQFAGQINLLHKGSLLRLTAFMEKYTVPHKQGWVWSMPKFMKRNKTPDYRGQHVFGVPPLIHVQRTGQPLPQSIQQAMRYLRSQCLDQVGIFRKSGVKSRIQNLRQMNETSPDNVCYEGQSAYDVADLLKQYFRDLPEPIFTSKLTTTFLQIYQLLPKDQWLAAAQAATLLLPDENREVLQTLLYFLSDIASAEENQMTAGNLAVCLAPSIFHLNVSKKDSPSPRIKSKRSLVGRPGPRDLSENMAATQGLSHMISDCKKLFQVPQDMVVQLCGSYSAAELSPPGPALAELRQAQAAGVSLSLYMEESVQELLRDAAERFKGWMSVPGPQHTDLACRKAPDGHPLRMWKASTEVAAPPAVVLHRVLRERALWDEDLLRAQVLEALMPGVELYHYVTDSMAPHPCRDFVVLRMWRSDLPRGGCLLVSQSLDPEQPVPESGVRALMLTSQYLMEPCGLGRSRLTHICRADLRGRSPDWYNKVFGHLCAMEVAKIRDSFPTLQAAGPETKL
- the Stard8 gene encoding stAR-related lipid transfer protein 8 isoform X3; translated protein: MTLNNCASMKLEVHFQCKQNEDSEEEEQCTISTHWAFQPESKRWSRVGSSDLLAPPSPSLPVTSSCESVLTELSATSLPAFTVSLPPEPVHLPLLGRVPSPNDPPLLSPTQGQKIPQEKSKKHRSRSFLKHLESLRRKEKGDSQQTGPERSRATSERAPKASSFRSCRGFLSAGFYRAKNWASTSASGSDGGTRRAWEAWPVATFRHPEQVHRGDYLVHVPGDHKPGTFPRSLSIESLCPEDGHRLADWQPARRWGYEGRRGSCGSTGSHASTYDNMPELYPAEPILAGAEAEDEEEGGGSYAHLDDILQHVWGLQQRVQLWSQAMYPDLEPRDKEEEEEEEEEEETTSSVEVATAEVKEQAEAVAQAETPALGESLSWIQAKVQPVVPAQAPDEVEPLAQVEAEAPAWAQDNEQEVNSGGEPTSASSLSVEGHSISDTGASSSELDSSGNSTNETKAAGSLVGLQASVPRERRDSGVGASLTRPCRKLRWHSFQNSHRPSLNSESLEINRQFAGQINLLHKGSLLRLTAFMEKYTVPHKQGWVWSMPKFMKRNKTPDYRGQHVFGVPPLIHVQRTGQPLPQSIQQAMRYLRSQCLDQVGIFRKSGVKSRIQNLRQMNETSPDNVCYEGQSAYDVADLLKQYFRDLPEPIFTSKLTTTFLQIYQLLPKDQWLAAAQAATLLLPDENREVLQTLLYFLSDIASAEENQMTAGNLAVCLAPSIFHLNVSKKDSPSPRIKSKRSLVGRPGPRDLSENMAATQGLSHMISDCKKLFQVPQDMVVQLCGSYSAAELSPPGPALAELRQAQAAGVSLSLYMEESVQELLRDAAERFKGWMSVPGPQHTDLACRKAPDGHPLRMWKASTEVAAPPAVVLHRVLRERALWDEDLLRAQVLEALMPGVELYHYVTDSMAPHPCRDFVVLRMWRSDLPRGGCLLVSQSLDPEQPVPESGVRALMLTSQYLMEPCGLGRSRLTHICRADLRGRSPDWYNKVFGHLCAMEVAKIRDSFPTLQAAGPETKL